In Staphylococcus saccharolyticus, one genomic interval encodes:
- a CDS encoding N-acetylmuramoyl-L-alanine amidase has product MMKMFTTFSTSIILMSVALCFAPVTHAKNSPPSQPESAILSHSDLSPQLGNRSATPGDDPTNPNDPIPSHFPSVNKYIIDHHLPHSKVVKDPRMDSLPKLAYKHGTYMGVVIHEVGVDHQSLQQWVDNMYKTYTTAFVHAFVDNNEIHITAPSEYYVWGCGAKANPYFYQIEVVRMYTFEDFAKSVNNQAWLAAYMLKQNGIPPILADDNEGKGSVISHNGVSRYWGGTDHVDPIAYYARWGYDMHQMLELIKYHYNHM; this is encoded by the coding sequence ATGATGAAAATGTTTACTACATTTTCCACGTCTATTATTTTAATGTCAGTGGCATTATGCTTTGCGCCCGTCACTCATGCCAAAAATTCACCACCTTCTCAACCTGAATCAGCAATCTTGAGCCATTCAGATCTTTCGCCTCAATTAGGTAATCGTAGTGCCACTCCAGGTGATGATCCAACTAATCCAAATGATCCAATTCCGTCTCATTTTCCAAGTGTCAATAAGTATATTATTGATCACCATCTTCCTCATTCTAAAGTTGTGAAAGATCCACGTATGGATAGTTTACCTAAATTAGCATATAAGCACGGTACTTATATGGGTGTAGTTATCCATGAAGTAGGAGTAGATCACCAATCACTACAGCAATGGGTAGATAATATGTACAAAACATATACAACTGCTTTTGTGCATGCGTTTGTCGACAATAATGAAATCCATATCACAGCACCTTCTGAATATTACGTATGGGGGTGTGGAGCAAAAGCTAATCCATATTTTTATCAAATAGAAGTTGTACGTATGTACACGTTTGAAGATTTTGCAAAATCAGTTAATAATCAAGCGTGGTTAGCAGCTTATATGTTAAAACAAAATGGTATACCACCAATTCTTGCTGATGATAATGAAGGTAAAGGATCTGTAATAAGCCATAATGGTGTAAGTAGATATTGGGGCGGAACAGACCATGTTGATCCTATTGCTTATTATGCAAGATGGGGTTATGACATGCATCAGATGTTAGAACTCATCAAATATCATTATAACCATATGTAG
- a CDS encoding YigZ family protein: MEKTIVTIKQAHSIENVVNKSRFIAYIKPVYSEDEAKSFIDEIKTQHKDATHNCSAYTVGPEMNIQKANDDGEPSGTAGVPMLEILKKLEIHNACVVVTRYFGGIKLGGSGLIKAYRGAVRDVIYDIGRVELRPAIPVTVTLNYDQTGKFEYELASTTYLLRDQFYTDKVSYRIDVVKDEYENFINFLSRITSGNYELNEEESKLLPFDISTN, encoded by the coding sequence ATGGAAAAAACAATTGTTACAATTAAACAAGCCCACTCCATCGAGAATGTGGTTAATAAATCTAGATTTATAGCTTATATCAAACCAGTTTATTCCGAAGACGAAGCTAAATCATTTATAGACGAAATCAAAACACAACATAAAGATGCTACCCACAATTGTTCCGCATATACCGTAGGTCCTGAAATGAACATTCAAAAAGCAAATGATGATGGTGAACCGAGTGGTACTGCTGGTGTGCCAATGTTAGAAATATTGAAAAAACTTGAGATACATAATGCTTGCGTTGTTGTTACAAGGTATTTTGGAGGTATTAAATTAGGTGGCAGTGGCTTAATAAAAGCATATAGAGGTGCTGTCAGAGACGTTATCTATGATATTGGGAGAGTTGAACTACGTCCAGCCATACCTGTCACTGTCACATTAAATTATGATCAAACAGGTAAATTTGAATACGAATTGGCATCTACTACTTATTTATTAAGAGATCAGTTTTATACTGATAAAGTAAGTTACCGAATAGATGTCGTCAAAGATGAATATGAAAATTTTATCAATTTTTTAAGCCGCATAACTTCAGGCAACTATGAATTAAATGAAGAAGAGTCTAAATTATTACCATTTGATATTTCTACGAATTAA
- the fakB1 gene encoding fatty acid kinase binding subunit FakB1 yields MKIAVMTDSTSYLPQLIIDKYNIPVASLSVTFDDGVNFTESDDFSIDDFYKKMASSKTIPTTSQPAIGEWIENYEKLRDQGYTDIIVINLSSGISGSYPSATQAGEMVEGVNVHTFDTRLAAMIEGSFAIYASQLIEQGRTPDDIIHELTEIREQIGAHLIVDDLKNLQKSGRITGAQAWVGTLLKMKPVLYFEKDGKIYPKEKVRTKKRALKSLEINIFEEIEDLEEVTVFVINGDKTEDGKSFVKQLEEEHPNVLIQYCEFGPVIASHLGSGGLGLGYFPRKIDIN; encoded by the coding sequence ATGAAGATTGCAGTAATGACCGATTCTACAAGTTATCTACCGCAACTTATTATTGATAAATATAACATACCTGTTGCTTCATTAAGTGTTACTTTTGATGATGGCGTTAATTTTACTGAAAGTGATGATTTTTCAATCGATGACTTTTATAAAAAAATGGCGTCATCTAAAACAATTCCTACCACTAGTCAACCTGCAATTGGTGAATGGATTGAAAATTACGAGAAGTTAAGAGACCAAGGATACACTGATATTATAGTCATCAATTTATCTAGTGGTATTAGTGGAAGTTACCCATCCGCAACACAAGCTGGCGAAATGGTTGAGGGTGTGAACGTGCATACATTTGATACACGACTCGCTGCAATGATTGAAGGTAGCTTTGCAATCTATGCTAGTCAGTTAATTGAACAAGGACGTACGCCTGATGATATCATTCATGAATTAACAGAAATTAGAGAACAGATAGGTGCGCACCTTATTGTAGATGATTTAAAAAATTTACAAAAAAGTGGTCGTATTACTGGAGCACAAGCTTGGGTCGGGACTTTATTAAAGATGAAACCCGTTCTCTACTTTGAAAAAGATGGGAAAATATATCCAAAAGAGAAGGTACGTACTAAAAAACGTGCGCTTAAATCTCTAGAAATTAATATTTTCGAAGAAATTGAAGACTTGGAGGAAGTCACAGTATTTGTTATTAATGGAGATAAAACTGAAGACGGTAAGTCATTCGTAAAGCAATTAGAAGAAGAGCATCCAAATGTGCTTATTCAATATTGTGAGTTTGGTCCGGTTATTGCTTCTCACTTAGGATCTGGTGGTTTAGGATTAGGTTATTTCCCAAGAAAAATTGATATTAATTAA
- the hpf gene encoding ribosome hibernation-promoting factor, HPF/YfiA family, protein MIRFEIHGDNLTITDAIRNYIEDKIGKLERYFNNVPNAVAHVKVKTYSNSTTKIEVTIPLKDVTLRAEERHDDLYAGIDLITNKLERQVRKYKTRVNRKHRDRGDQDIFVAEVQEAQPEEVSGAEEQLNDSDIEIIRSKQFSLKPMDSEEAVLQMNLLGHDFFIFTDRETDGTSIVYRRKDGKYGLIETTE, encoded by the coding sequence ATGATTAGATTTGAAATTCATGGAGATAACCTCACTATCACAGATGCAATTCGCAATTATATTGAGGACAAAATTGGTAAGTTGGAACGTTACTTTAATAATGTGCCTAATGCTGTTGCACATGTAAAAGTTAAAACTTATTCTAATTCAACAACTAAAATTGAAGTTACTATTCCTTTAAAAGATGTCACATTAAGAGCTGAGGAAAGACATGACGATTTATATGCAGGTATTGATTTAATTACTAACAAATTAGAACGACAAGTTCGTAAATATAAAACACGTGTCAATCGTAAACATAGAGATCGTGGTGATCAAGATATATTTGTAGCCGAAGTTCAAGAAGCACAGCCAGAAGAGGTTAGTGGTGCCGAAGAACAACTAAATGATAGCGATATTGAAATTATTCGCTCTAAACAATTTAGCCTAAAACCTATGGATTCAGAAGAAGCGGTATTACAAATGAATCTTTTAGGACATGATTTCTTTATCTTTACCGATAGAGAAACAGATGGCACAAGTATTGTGTATAGACGTAAAGATGGTAAATACGGTCTTATCGAAACAACTGAATAA